A portion of the Agrobacterium tumefaciens genome contains these proteins:
- the glgB gene encoding 1,4-alpha-glucan branching protein GlgB, with protein sequence MKKPLNSAEEKKTGEITKAEIEAIKSGLHSNPFALLGVHETPGGFSARCFIPGAEEVSVLTLDGSFVGELKQLDPEGFFEGPVDLTSRQPVRYRACRDDAEWAVTDPYSFGPVLGPMDDYFVREGSHLRLFDKMGAHPLKLEGVEGFHFAVWAPNARRVSVVGDFNNWDGRRHVMRFRKDTGIWEIFAPDVYAGCAYKFEILGANGELMPLKADPYARRGELRPKNASVTAPELAQKWEDQAHREHWAQVDQRRQPISIYEVHAGSWRRREDGTFLSWDEMATQLIPYCTDMGFTHIEFLPITEHPYDPSWGYQTTGLYAPTARFGDPEGFARFVNGAHKVGIGVILDWVPAHFPTDEHGLGLFDGTALYEHADPRQGFHPDWNTAIYNFGRIEVLSYLVNNALYWAEKFHLDGLRVDAVASMLYLDYSRKEGEWIPNEYGGRENLESVRFLQKMNSLVYGTHPGVMTIAEESTSWPKVSQPVHEGGLGFGFKWNMGFMHDTLSYFSREPVHRKFHHQELTFGLLYAFTENFVLPLSHDEVVHGKGSLIAKMSGDDWQKFANLRSYYGFMWGYPGKKLLFMGQEFAQWSEWSEKGSLDWNLRQYPMHEGMRRLVRDLNLTYRSKAALHARDCEPEGFQWLVVDDHENSVFAWLRSAPGEKPVAVICNLTPVYRENYYVPLPVAGRWREILNTDAEIYGGSGKGNGGRVQAVNAGGEIGAMLVLPPLATIMLEPEN encoded by the coding sequence ATGAAAAAACCGCTCAATTCGGCCGAAGAGAAAAAGACTGGCGAAATCACGAAGGCTGAAATCGAGGCGATCAAGAGCGGTTTGCATTCCAACCCCTTTGCACTTCTCGGCGTTCACGAAACGCCGGGAGGTTTTTCTGCACGGTGTTTCATTCCGGGGGCTGAAGAAGTATCTGTCCTCACACTGGACGGATCTTTCGTCGGCGAACTGAAGCAGCTCGATCCGGAGGGTTTTTTCGAAGGCCCGGTCGATCTCACCTCGCGTCAGCCGGTGCGTTATCGCGCCTGTCGCGACGATGCGGAATGGGCAGTGACCGACCCCTACAGCTTTGGTCCGGTTCTTGGACCGATGGACGATTATTTCGTCCGCGAGGGATCGCATCTGCGACTGTTCGACAAGATGGGCGCTCATCCGCTCAAGCTTGAAGGCGTCGAAGGTTTCCACTTCGCCGTCTGGGCTCCCAATGCGCGGCGCGTCTCCGTCGTCGGCGATTTCAACAATTGGGATGGCCGACGACATGTGATGCGCTTCCGCAAGGATACCGGCATCTGGGAAATTTTCGCACCTGACGTCTATGCCGGCTGCGCCTATAAATTCGAGATTCTCGGCGCAAACGGCGAGCTTATGCCGCTGAAGGCCGACCCCTATGCACGGCGTGGTGAACTGCGGCCGAAGAACGCCTCCGTCACCGCACCAGAACTGGCGCAGAAATGGGAAGATCAGGCCCACCGGGAACATTGGGCGCAAGTGGACCAGCGCCGGCAGCCGATCAGCATTTACGAGGTGCACGCCGGTTCCTGGCGGCGTCGCGAGGACGGCACCTTCCTCAGCTGGGACGAAATGGCCACCCAGCTCATTCCCTATTGCACGGATATGGGCTTCACCCATATCGAGTTTCTGCCGATCACCGAACATCCCTACGATCCGTCCTGGGGTTACCAGACGACCGGGCTTTATGCCCCGACCGCCCGTTTCGGCGATCCGGAAGGTTTCGCCCGCTTCGTCAACGGCGCCCACAAGGTCGGCATCGGCGTGATCCTCGACTGGGTTCCTGCGCATTTTCCAACCGACGAGCACGGCCTGGGCCTGTTTGACGGGACAGCGCTTTACGAACATGCCGACCCGCGTCAGGGTTTTCATCCCGACTGGAACACGGCCATCTACAATTTCGGGCGCATCGAGGTATTGTCCTACCTCGTCAACAACGCGCTTTATTGGGCCGAAAAATTCCATCTCGATGGATTGCGCGTCGATGCCGTCGCCTCGATGCTCTATCTCGATTATTCCCGCAAGGAAGGCGAGTGGATCCCCAACGAATATGGCGGGCGCGAGAACCTGGAATCCGTCCGCTTCCTGCAGAAAATGAACTCGCTCGTCTACGGCACCCATCCGGGCGTCATGACCATTGCTGAAGAATCTACCTCCTGGCCGAAAGTGTCGCAGCCGGTTCACGAGGGCGGCCTCGGTTTCGGCTTCAAATGGAATATGGGTTTCATGCACGACACGCTGAGCTATTTCTCACGTGAGCCGGTGCACCGCAAGTTCCACCATCAGGAACTGACATTCGGCCTTCTTTATGCCTTCACCGAAAATTTCGTGCTGCCGCTTTCCCATGACGAAGTAGTGCACGGCAAGGGATCGTTGATCGCCAAGATGTCCGGCGACGACTGGCAGAAATTTGCCAATCTCCGGTCCTATTACGGCTTCATGTGGGGTTATCCCGGCAAGAAGCTGCTGTTCATGGGGCAGGAGTTCGCCCAGTGGAGCGAATGGAGCGAAAAGGGATCGCTCGACTGGAACCTTCGCCAATATCCGATGCATGAGGGTATGCGCCGCCTCGTGCGCGATCTCAACCTCACCTACCGTTCGAAAGCCGCTCTGCACGCCCGTGACTGCGAACCCGAAGGTTTCCAGTGGCTGGTGGTCGATGATCACGAAAACTCGGTCTTCGCCTGGCTGCGCTCGGCGCCCGGCGAAAAACCGGTTGCGGTTATCTGCAATCTGACCCCGGTCTACCGGGAAAACTATTATGTGCCGCTTCCTGTTGCGGGGCGGTGGCGGGAGATTCTCAACACCGATGCCGAAATTTATGGCGGCAGCGGCAAGGGAAATGGCGGACGCGTTCAGGCGGTCAATGCCGGTGGGGAGATAGGGGCGATGCTCGTCCTGCCGCCCTTGGCAACGATCATGCTCGAACCGGAAAACTGA
- the glgA gene encoding glycogen synthase GlgA: MNVLSVSSEIYPLIKTGGLADVTGALPIALEAYGVRTRTLIPGYPAVKAAVTDPVKCFEFTDLLGEKADLLEVQHEGLDLLILDAPAYYERSGGPYLGQTGKDYPDNWKRFAALSLAAARIGAGVLPGWRPDMVHAHDWQAAMTPVYMRYAETPEIPSLLTIHNIAFQGQFGANIFSKLELPAHAFGMEGIEYYNDVSFLKGGLQTATALSTVSPSYAEEILTAEFGMGLQGVIGSRAHVLHGIVNGIDADVWNPATDHLIHDNYSATNLKNRALNKKAVAEHFRIDQDDSPLFCVISRLTWQKGIDLMAEAVDEIVSLGGRLVVLGAGDVALEGALLAAASRHHGRVGVAIGYNEPLSHLMQAGCDAIIIPSRFEPCGLTQLYALRYGCVPVVARTGGLADTVIDANHAAIANKSATGVQFSPVTLDGLKQAIRRTVRYYHDPKLWTQMQKLGMKSDVSWEKSAALYAALYSQLISRGH; encoded by the coding sequence ATGAATGTCCTTTCGGTTTCATCCGAAATTTATCCCCTGATCAAGACCGGAGGGCTCGCCGACGTTACCGGCGCCCTCCCCATCGCGCTCGAAGCCTATGGCGTGAGAACGCGCACATTGATACCCGGATATCCGGCGGTGAAAGCCGCCGTGACGGACCCCGTCAAATGTTTTGAGTTCACCGATCTGCTTGGCGAAAAGGCCGATCTGCTCGAAGTCCAACATGAGGGGCTAGACCTTCTGATCCTTGACGCGCCCGCCTATTACGAGCGTTCCGGCGGCCCCTATCTCGGCCAGACCGGCAAGGATTATCCTGATAACTGGAAGCGCTTTGCGGCGCTCTCGCTGGCAGCGGCACGAATCGGCGCCGGTGTGCTTCCCGGCTGGCGGCCGGATATGGTGCACGCCCATGACTGGCAGGCAGCGATGACCCCGGTCTATATGCGTTATGCCGAAACGCCGGAGATTCCGAGCCTTCTCACCATCCACAACATTGCTTTTCAGGGTCAGTTCGGGGCCAACATCTTCAGCAAGCTCGAATTGCCCGCCCACGCCTTCGGCATGGAAGGCATCGAATATTATAACGATGTCAGCTTCCTCAAGGGCGGCTTGCAGACGGCAACCGCGCTCAGCACGGTCAGCCCATCCTATGCGGAAGAAATCCTGACCGCGGAATTCGGCATGGGGCTGCAAGGGGTGATCGGCAGCCGCGCCCATGTGCTGCACGGTATCGTCAACGGCATTGACGCCGATGTCTGGAACCCGGCCACCGACCATCTGATCCACGACAACTATTCCGCCACCAATCTCAAGAACCGCGCGCTGAACAAGAAGGCCGTCGCAGAACATTTCCGCATCGACCAGGATGACAGCCCGCTTTTCTGCGTCATATCCCGCCTCACCTGGCAGAAGGGCATCGATCTGATGGCGGAAGCCGTGGACGAGATCGTTTCCCTCGGCGGCCGTCTGGTTGTGCTGGGCGCCGGCGATGTGGCATTGGAAGGCGCGCTACTGGCGGCGGCATCCCGCCACCATGGCCGCGTCGGTGTCGCCATCGGTTATAATGAGCCGCTATCGCATCTGATGCAGGCGGGTTGCGATGCGATCATCATCCCCTCACGCTTCGAGCCCTGCGGCCTCACCCAGCTTTACGCGCTGCGTTATGGCTGCGTTCCCGTGGTTGCCCGAACCGGCGGCCTTGCCGATACGGTGATCGACGCCAACCATGCCGCCATCGCCAATAAATCGGCGACCGGTGTACAATTCTCACCCGTCACGCTCGACGGTCTGAAACAGGCGATCCGCCGGACCGTGCGTTATTATCACGACCCGAAACTTTGGACACAAATGCAGAAACTCGGCATGAAATCCGATGTTTCCTGGGAAAAAAGCGCTGCGCTCTACGCCGCGCTTTACAGCCAGCTTATTTCGAGAGGCCATTGA
- a CDS encoding glycogen/starch/alpha-glucan phosphorylase: MINNLNAADLPRPAPRSSNPEIMAAEIIERLTYRIGKDVKVAKPHDWLTATILVVRDRIIDKWMASTRKAYANNSKRVYYLSLEFLIGRLMRDAISNIGLMHEIRDALSSLGVDLDVIAGLEPDAALGNGGLGRLAACFMESMATVDIPAYGYGIRYVHGLFRQQMADGWQVELPETWLAHGNPWEFERRESSYEIGFGGSVETIGGYEEPQRFVWKPAERVIAMAYDTPVVGWRGTRVNTLRLWSAQPIDPILLAAFNAGDHIGALRESNKAESLTRVLYPADATPAGQELRLRQEFFFSSASLQDILRRHLQQYPDFTSLPDKVSIQLNDTHPAISICEMMRLLCDVHGLEFDEAWKITQGTFSYTNHTLLPEALESWPVPLLERLLPRHMQIVYAINANTLVYARKEKKMPDQQIRSISLIDENGERRVRMGNLAFIGSHSINGVSALHTELMKETVFADLHSLYPERINNKTNGITPRRWLMQCNPGLTGLIREAIGDDFLDDAEKLTALDRFADDAGFREKFAEVKRLNKVRLANTVAQRMGIRVDPSAMFDIQIKRIHEYKRQLLNLIETVALYDQIRSHPELDWVPRVKFFAGKAAPSYHNAKLIIKLANDIARVINNDPAVRGLLKVVFIPNYNVSLAEIMVPAADLSEQISTAGMEASGTGNMKFALNGALTIGTLDGANVEMLEHVGEDNIVIFGMTAEEVSKARAEGHNPRAIIEQSVELSQALSSIASGVFSPDDRSRFAGLIDGIYNSDWFMVAADFDAYAEAQRKVDAIWSDPESWYAKTVRNTARMGWFSSDRTIRQYAADIWRA; the protein is encoded by the coding sequence ATGATCAATAATCTAAACGCCGCCGATCTTCCCCGTCCCGCCCCGCGCAGTTCCAACCCGGAAATCATGGCAGCGGAAATCATCGAGCGCCTCACCTACCGTATCGGCAAGGACGTAAAAGTTGCCAAGCCGCATGACTGGCTGACCGCGACCATTCTCGTCGTCCGTGACCGCATCATCGACAAGTGGATGGCCTCCACCCGCAAGGCCTATGCCAACAATTCCAAGCGCGTTTATTACCTGTCGCTCGAGTTTCTGATCGGTCGCCTGATGCGCGATGCGATCTCCAATATCGGGCTGATGCACGAAATCAGGGACGCGCTTTCTTCGCTCGGCGTCGATCTCGATGTCATTGCCGGACTGGAACCGGATGCGGCACTTGGCAATGGCGGCCTTGGCCGTCTCGCTGCCTGTTTCATGGAATCGATGGCAACCGTCGATATTCCCGCCTATGGCTACGGCATCCGTTATGTGCACGGCCTTTTCCGCCAGCAGATGGCGGACGGATGGCAGGTGGAATTGCCGGAGACGTGGCTGGCGCACGGCAATCCCTGGGAATTCGAACGTCGCGAAAGCTCGTATGAAATCGGCTTTGGCGGATCGGTGGAAACCATCGGTGGATATGAGGAGCCGCAGCGCTTCGTCTGGAAACCGGCCGAACGCGTCATTGCCATGGCTTACGACACGCCTGTCGTCGGCTGGCGCGGCACCCGCGTCAACACCTTGCGCCTATGGTCGGCGCAGCCTATCGACCCCATTCTGCTTGCCGCCTTCAATGCCGGCGACCACATCGGCGCGCTGCGGGAAAGCAACAAGGCCGAAAGCCTGACGCGCGTTCTCTACCCCGCCGATGCGACCCCGGCCGGCCAGGAATTGCGTCTGCGGCAGGAGTTTTTCTTCTCCTCCGCCTCCCTGCAGGACATTCTGCGCCGTCACCTGCAGCAATATCCGGATTTCACCTCGCTGCCCGACAAGGTTTCGATCCAGCTCAACGACACGCATCCGGCCATTTCCATCTGCGAAATGATGCGCCTGCTATGCGATGTCCACGGCCTTGAATTCGACGAAGCCTGGAAGATCACGCAGGGCACCTTCTCCTACACCAACCACACGCTTTTGCCCGAAGCGCTGGAAAGCTGGCCCGTCCCGCTGCTCGAGCGGCTTTTGCCGAGGCACATGCAGATCGTCTATGCGATCAATGCCAATACGCTGGTATACGCCCGCAAGGAAAAGAAGATGCCGGATCAGCAGATCCGGTCCATCTCGCTGATCGACGAAAACGGTGAGCGGCGCGTGCGCATGGGCAATCTCGCCTTCATCGGCTCGCATTCCATCAACGGTGTCTCGGCACTTCATACCGAACTGATGAAGGAAACGGTCTTTGCCGACCTGCACAGCCTTTATCCCGAGCGCATCAACAACAAGACCAACGGCATCACCCCGCGCCGCTGGCTGATGCAGTGCAACCCCGGCCTGACCGGATTGATCCGGGAAGCGATCGGCGACGATTTCCTCGACGATGCGGAAAAGCTGACAGCGCTCGACCGCTTCGCCGACGATGCCGGTTTCCGCGAAAAATTTGCCGAAGTGAAGCGTCTGAACAAGGTGCGGCTTGCCAATACGGTGGCGCAACGCATGGGCATCCGTGTCGATCCCTCGGCCATGTTCGACATCCAGATCAAGCGCATCCATGAATATAAGCGCCAGCTTCTGAACCTTATCGAAACGGTGGCGCTTTACGACCAGATCCGTTCTCACCCGGAACTGGATTGGGTACCGCGCGTTAAGTTCTTCGCAGGCAAGGCAGCGCCGAGTTATCACAACGCGAAGCTGATCATAAAACTTGCCAACGATATTGCCCGGGTCATCAACAACGATCCGGCCGTGCGCGGGCTTCTGAAAGTGGTGTTTATTCCGAACTACAACGTCTCGCTTGCGGAAATCATGGTTCCGGCCGCCGATCTGTCCGAACAGATCTCGACGGCTGGCATGGAAGCCTCGGGCACCGGCAACATGAAGTTTGCGCTGAACGGCGCGCTCACCATCGGCACGCTGGATGGTGCGAACGTCGAAATGCTCGAACATGTCGGCGAGGATAACATCGTCATCTTCGGCATGACGGCGGAAGAGGTGTCGAAAGCGCGCGCCGAGGGCCACAACCCCCGCGCGATTATTGAACAGTCGGTGGAACTGTCGCAGGCGCTGTCATCCATCGCCTCCGGCGTATTCTCACCCGACGACCGCTCCCGCTTTGCCGGGCTGATCGACGGCATTTACAACAGCGACTGGTTCATGGTCGCGGCCGACTTCGACGCCTACGCCGAAGCGCAGCGCAAGGTGGATGCGATCTGGAGCGATCCGGAAAGCTGGTATGCGAAAACAGTCCGTAACACGGCGCGTATGGGCTGGTTCTCGTCCGACAGGACGATCCGGCAATACGCCGCCGATATCTGGAGAGCCTGA
- the glgX gene encoding glycogen debranching protein GlgX, whose amino-acid sequence MQKPAVFPKGITQTENGTEFAVYSRHASQIDLCLFDATGEKETARLPMRRDENDIHRLTVAETGPGARYGYRADGIYAPEHGLWFDPAKLLLDPYATEIDRPFRHDAALLAYGEDTGAIMPKAILSQYEQVRRQPPRFAEGGLIYELAVKSFTKLHPAVPEELRGTVAALAHPAIIAHLKKIGVDAVELMPITAWIDERHLPPLGLSNAWGYNPVGFMALDPRLCPGGVRELRDTVAALHAQGIGVILDLVFNHTGESDSEGSILSLRGLDNLTAFRHPEGKPGVLVNDTGTGNTVACDHPYVRQLIIDSLRHFVLNAGIDGFRFDLAPILGRTASGFDMASETLAAMHSDPVLYDRVLIAEPWDIGPGGYQLGNFPESFLEWNDRARDDMRRFWRGDAGTTGALANALSGSSPIFSRHGRSKSRSVNFLAAHDGFTLFDLVSHEHKHNEKNGENNRDGHNENHSWNNGLEGLTDDPAVVAARHADVKALLSTLFVSRGTLMLTAGDEGGRSQYGNNNAYCQDNEITWVDWSSLSQELTDHTAFLAALRKRFGVFSQTEFFSGNGDVAWLAPGGEPMTVAEWERPDMPAFAMVLATPDHETENDAELAVLINRSHEIVPFTLPGDDWQAMGTDFGNPAFLPARSVVFYLRG is encoded by the coding sequence ATGCAGAAACCAGCCGTTTTCCCCAAAGGCATAACCCAGACGGAAAACGGAACGGAATTTGCGGTCTATTCCCGGCACGCCTCACAAATCGACCTTTGCCTTTTTGATGCGACGGGCGAAAAAGAGACGGCGCGTTTGCCAATGAGGCGCGATGAGAATGACATTCACCGGCTGACAGTTGCCGAGACCGGCCCCGGTGCGCGATATGGCTACCGCGCCGACGGCATTTATGCCCCCGAACATGGCTTGTGGTTCGACCCCGCAAAACTGCTGCTCGACCCCTATGCCACGGAGATAGACCGGCCATTCCGGCATGATGCCGCGCTTTTGGCCTATGGCGAAGACACGGGCGCGATCATGCCAAAGGCGATCCTGTCGCAATATGAGCAGGTCAGGCGCCAGCCGCCACGCTTTGCCGAAGGCGGGCTGATTTACGAACTCGCGGTTAAATCCTTCACCAAATTGCATCCTGCCGTGCCGGAAGAGCTGAGAGGCACGGTGGCAGCGCTGGCTCATCCTGCCATTATCGCGCATTTGAAAAAAATCGGTGTCGATGCGGTGGAGCTGATGCCGATCACCGCCTGGATCGACGAGCGCCACCTGCCGCCGCTTGGCCTTTCCAATGCATGGGGATACAATCCCGTCGGCTTCATGGCGCTCGATCCGCGCCTCTGCCCCGGCGGAGTGCGGGAGCTGCGCGACACGGTTGCAGCCCTGCACGCGCAAGGCATTGGCGTCATTCTCGATCTGGTCTTCAACCATACGGGTGAAAGCGACAGCGAAGGCTCCATCCTGTCTTTGCGCGGACTGGACAATCTCACCGCTTTCCGTCACCCGGAAGGAAAGCCGGGCGTGCTGGTCAATGACACCGGCACCGGCAACACGGTGGCCTGCGATCATCCCTATGTGCGCCAGCTCATTATCGATTCCCTGAGGCATTTCGTTCTCAATGCCGGTATCGATGGCTTCCGTTTCGATCTCGCGCCCATATTGGGACGAACGGCTAGTGGCTTCGACATGGCCAGCGAAACGCTTGCCGCCATGCACTCTGACCCGGTACTATACGACCGCGTGCTGATCGCCGAACCATGGGATATCGGCCCCGGCGGCTATCAGCTCGGCAATTTTCCGGAGAGCTTTCTGGAATGGAACGACCGCGCCCGCGACGACATGCGCCGGTTCTGGCGCGGCGATGCGGGAACGACCGGGGCGCTGGCCAATGCGCTTTCCGGCTCTTCGCCGATCTTTTCCCGCCATGGACGTTCGAAAAGCCGCAGCGTCAATTTCCTTGCCGCCCATGACGGTTTCACCCTGTTCGATCTCGTCAGCCACGAACACAAGCACAATGAGAAAAACGGCGAGAACAATCGCGACGGGCATAATGAAAATCATTCTTGGAACAATGGTTTGGAGGGATTGACGGACGATCCTGCCGTCGTGGCCGCCCGCCACGCGGATGTGAAAGCGCTGCTTTCCACGCTCTTCGTCAGTCGCGGCACGTTGATGCTGACCGCCGGCGATGAGGGTGGCCGCAGCCAGTATGGCAATAACAATGCCTATTGCCAGGACAACGAGATAACGTGGGTCGACTGGTCGTCGCTCTCCCAGGAGCTGACTGACCACACCGCATTTCTTGCCGCACTTCGCAAACGCTTCGGCGTGTTTTCGCAAACCGAGTTTTTCTCCGGCAACGGCGATGTGGCATGGCTTGCCCCCGGCGGAGAACCGATGACGGTCGCGGAATGGGAAAGGCCGGACATGCCGGCTTTCGCCATGGTGCTTGCCACGCCGGACCACGAGACCGAAAACGACGCGGAGCTTGCCGTGCTCATCAACCGCAGCCATGAGATCGTGCCCTTCACCCTGCCGGGCGACGACTGGCAAGCGATGGGCACGGATTTCGGCAATCCGGCCTTCCTGCCTGCCCGCTCGGTGGTGTTTTATCTGCGCGGTTGA
- the glgC gene encoding glucose-1-phosphate adenylyltransferase, producing MSEKRVQPLARDAMAYVLAGGRGSRLKELTDRRAKPAVYFGGKARIIDFALSNALNSGIRRIGVATQYKAHSLIRHLQRGWDFFRPERNESFDILPASQRVSETQWYEGTADAVYQNIDIIEPYAPEYMVILAGDHIYKMDYEYMLQQHVDSGADVTIGCLEVPRKEASGFGVMHVNEKDEIIDFIEKPADPPGIPGNENFALASMGIYVFHTKFLMEALRRDAADPTSSRDFGKDIIPYIVQHGKAVAHRFADSCVRSDFEHGPYWRDVGTIDAYWQANIDLTDVVPDLDIYDKSWPIWTYAEITPPAKFVHDDEDRRGSAVSSVVSGDCIISGAALNRSLLFTGVRANSYSRLENAVVLPSVKIGRHAQLSNVVIDHGVVIPEGLIVGEDPELDAKRFRRTENGICLITQSMIDKLDL from the coding sequence ATGTCGGAAAAAAGAGTTCAGCCCCTGGCGCGTGATGCAATGGCCTATGTTCTCGCGGGCGGTAGAGGAAGCCGTTTGAAGGAATTGACGGACCGCCGGGCAAAACCAGCGGTTTATTTTGGCGGTAAGGCCCGCATCATCGATTTTGCACTTTCGAACGCGCTGAATTCCGGCATTCGCCGCATCGGCGTCGCCACGCAATACAAGGCTCACTCCCTCATCCGCCACCTGCAACGCGGCTGGGACTTCTTCCGTCCAGAGCGTAACGAAAGCTTTGACATTCTGCCGGCCTCGCAGCGCGTGTCCGAAACGCAATGGTACGAAGGCACCGCCGACGCCGTTTACCAGAACATCGACATTATCGAGCCCTATGCGCCCGAATATATGGTCATTCTGGCCGGCGACCATATTTACAAGATGGACTACGAATACATGCTGCAACAGCATGTCGATTCCGGCGCGGATGTAACGATCGGTTGCCTTGAAGTGCCACGCAAGGAAGCGTCGGGCTTCGGCGTGATGCATGTGAACGAAAAAGACGAGATCATCGACTTCATCGAAAAGCCGGCCGATCCGCCCGGCATTCCCGGCAATGAGAATTTCGCGCTTGCCTCGATGGGGATCTACGTCTTCCATACGAAATTCCTGATGGAAGCGCTGCGTCGCGATGCCGCCGACCCAACCTCCAGCCGCGACTTCGGCAAGGACATCATTCCCTATATTGTCCAGCACGGCAAAGCCGTCGCCCACCGTTTCGCGGACTCCTGCGTGCGTTCGGATTTCGAGCACGGACCATACTGGCGCGATGTCGGAACCATCGATGCCTATTGGCAGGCCAATATCGACCTGACGGATGTGGTGCCTGACCTCGATATCTATGACAAGTCCTGGCCGATCTGGACCTATGCGGAAATCACTCCGCCGGCGAAATTCGTGCATGACGATGAGGACCGCCGCGGTTCTGCCGTGTCGTCGGTTGTGTCAGGCGATTGCATCATTTCCGGCGCCGCCCTCAACCGTAGCCTTCTGTTCACAGGCGTGCGCGCCAATTCATACTCCCGCCTTGAGAATGCCGTAGTACTGCCGAGTGTAAAGATCGGGCGCCACGCCCAGCTCAGCAACGTCGTCATCGACCATGGAGTGGTCATTCCGGAAGGACTGATTGTAGGAGAAGACCCCGAACTGGATGCCAAACGTTTCCGGCGCACGGAAAACGGCATTTGCCTTATCACCCAATCGATGATCGACAAGCTGGACCTGTAG
- a CDS encoding alpha-D-glucose phosphate-specific phosphoglucomutase, protein MIKTVQTTPFQDQKPGTSGLRKKVPVFAQENYAENFIQSIFDSLEGFQGQTLVIGGDGRYYNREVIQKAIKMAAAAGFGKVLVGQGGILSTPAASNIIRKYKAFGGIVLSASHNPGGPTEDFGIKYNIGNGGPAPEKITDAIYARSKVIDSYKISDAADVDLDKVGSFKVDELTVDVIDPVADYAALMEELFDFAAIRALIAGGFKVVVDSMSAVTGPYAVEIIEKRLGAPKGSVRNATPLPDFGGHHPDPNLVHAKELYDDVMSPEGPDFGAASDGDGDRNMVVGKGMFVTPSDSLAIIAANARLAPGYAAGISGIARSMPTSAAADRVAEKLGLGMYETPTGWKFFGNLMDAGKVTICGEESFGTGSNHVREKDGLWAVLYWLNIVAARKESVKDIVTKHWAEYGRNYYSRHDYEEVDSDAANTLVAILREKLATLPGTSYGNLKVAAADDFAYLDPVDQSVSKNQGIRILFEGGSRIVLRLSGTGTAGATLRLYVERYEPDAARHGIETQAALADLISVADTIAGIKAHTGRNEPTVIT, encoded by the coding sequence ATGATCAAGACCGTTCAGACGACACCCTTTCAGGATCAGAAGCCGGGCACATCCGGCCTGCGCAAGAAGGTGCCCGTCTTCGCCCAGGAAAATTATGCCGAAAACTTCATCCAGTCGATCTTCGACTCGCTTGAGGGCTTTCAGGGCCAGACGCTGGTGATCGGCGGCGATGGCCGTTATTACAACCGCGAAGTCATCCAGAAGGCGATCAAGATGGCGGCCGCCGCCGGTTTCGGCAAGGTGCTGGTCGGTCAGGGCGGCATTCTCTCCACCCCCGCCGCCTCCAATATCATCCGCAAATACAAAGCCTTCGGCGGCATCGTGCTTTCCGCCAGCCATAATCCTGGTGGCCCGACCGAAGATTTCGGCATCAAATACAATATCGGCAATGGCGGCCCAGCGCCGGAGAAGATCACCGACGCGATCTATGCCCGCTCGAAGGTCATCGACAGCTACAAGATTTCCGACGCTGCCGACGTCGATCTCGACAAGGTGGGCAGCTTCAAGGTGGATGAACTGACGGTCGACGTCATCGATCCGGTCGCCGATTATGCCGCTTTGATGGAAGAACTGTTCGATTTTGCCGCCATTCGCGCCCTGATTGCCGGCGGCTTCAAGGTTGTCGTCGATTCCATGAGTGCCGTCACCGGCCCCTATGCCGTGGAAATCATCGAAAAGCGTCTCGGCGCGCCGAAGGGCTCCGTCCGCAACGCAACGCCTCTGCCCGATTTCGGCGGCCACCATCCCGACCCCAACCTGGTGCACGCCAAGGAGCTTTATGACGATGTCATGAGCCCGGAAGGTCCCGATTTCGGCGCGGCGTCGGATGGCGACGGCGACCGCAACATGGTGGTCGGCAAGGGCATGTTTGTCACCCCGTCCGACAGCCTGGCGATCATCGCCGCCAATGCGCGGCTCGCGCCCGGTTATGCCGCCGGCATTTCCGGCATCGCCCGTTCCATGCCGACAAGTGCCGCAGCCGACCGCGTCGCCGAAAAGCTTGGGCTTGGCATGTACGAGACGCCAACCGGCTGGAAATTTTTCGGCAACCTCATGGATGCCGGCAAGGTTACAATCTGCGGTGAGGAAAGCTTCGGCACCGGCTCCAACCACGTGCGCGAAAAGGATGGCCTGTGGGCCGTGCTCTACTGGCTGAACATTGTCGCCGCCCGCAAGGAAAGCGTGAAGGACATCGTTACCAAGCACTGGGCCGAATATGGGCGCAACTATTATTCCCGCCACGATTATGAGGAAGTGGATTCGGACGCAGCAAACACTCTGGTGGCCATCCTGCGCGAAAAACTCGCAACACTTCCCGGCACCAGCTACGGCAATCTTAAGGTCGCAGCTGCTGATGATTTCGCCTATCTCGACCCGGTCGACCAGTCCGTCAGCAAGAACCAGGGTATCCGCATCCTGTTCGAAGGTGGTTCGCGCATCGTGCTGCGCCTTTCCGGCACGGGCACTGCGGGCGCAACGCTCAGACTTTACGTCGAGCGCTATGAGCCGGATGCGGCCCGTCACGGCATCGAAACGCAGGCGGCGCTTGCCGACCTTATTTCCGTTGCCGATACGATCGCCGGCATCAAGGCCCATACCGGCCGCAACGAACCGACCGTCATCACGTAA